The proteins below come from a single Poecilia reticulata strain Guanapo linkage group LG5, Guppy_female_1.0+MT, whole genome shotgun sequence genomic window:
- the LOC103464594 gene encoding translocator protein-like, which yields MTMWLPMIGMTALPHVGGFYGSFITRKEVKNWYPTLNKPSWRPPNAAFPVVWTCLYTGMGYGSYLIWKELGGFTKDAVVPLGLYGLQLALNWAWTPIFFGAHKLKWALVEIVFLTGTVGATMASWYSISRTATLLLAPYLSWLCLATALNYCIWRDNPEKKEE from the exons ACCATGTGGCTGCCTATGATTGGGATGACGGCGTTGCCACACGTCGGTGGTTTCTATGGTAGCTTCATTACACGCAAAGAGGTAAAAAACTGGTACCCAACCCTGAACAAACCCTCATGGCGCCCACCAAACGCAGCATTCCCTGTGGTGTGGACTTGCCTGTACACCGGAATGGG GTATGGCTCCTACCTGATCTGGAAAGAGCTTGGAGGTTTCACTAAAGATGCTGTGGTTCCACTGGGGCTTTATGGGCTGCAGCTCGCTCTGAACTGGGCCTGGACTCCCATTTTCTTTGGTGCACACAAGCTGAAATGG GCCCTGGTGGAGATCGTGTTTCTCACGGGGACGGTTGGAGCCACCATGGCGTCTTGGTATTCCATCAGCCGCACCGCCACCCTGCTCCTCGCTCCCTATCTGTCCTGGCTGTGCCTCGCCACAGCCCTCAACTACTGCATATGGAGAGATAACccagagaaaaaggaagagtAG